The following is a genomic window from Shewanella avicenniae.
AGAAGCGCCGGGGTTAGCCGACGTACTGATCAGCATGGTACCCACAAATCCGATTAAAGCGATGACCGATGGTAATATGCTGCAGATTATTATCTTTGCGGTCATATTTGGTTTTGCCGTATCACATGTGGGGGATAAGGGACGCCGAGTAGCTGCGCTGTTTGAAGATCTTAATGAAGTGATCATGAAGGTGGTCACCTTAGTGATGAGCCTTGCGCCATACGGTGTATTCGCTTTGATCGCTAAACTGTCACTGACGTTGGGTGTCGATAAACTCAAAGACGTGTTCATGTATTTTGTTCTAGTGCTGGCAGTACTGATGTTCCACGGCATGGTGGTTTACCCTGTGCTGCTAAAATTCTTCTCTGGCCTCAACCCGTTGATGTTCGTGCGCAAGATGCGTGATGTGCAGTTGTTTGCCTTTAGTACAGCGAGTTCCAATGCCACTCTGCCAGTAACGATGGAAACCGCAGAACACCGGATGGGCGTTAACAACCGCGTTGCCTCATTTACCCTGCCGCTGGGCGCTACCATCAATATGGATGGCACCGCAATTATGCAAGGGGTTGCGACTGTGTTTATTGCTCAGGTCTACAACGTCCATTTGGGCTTTGGTGATTACGTGAGTGTGGTGATAACCGCAACGCTCGCATCTATTGGGACTGCGGGTGTACCTGGCGTAGGCTTGATTATGTTGGCGATGGTACTGAAGCAAGTGGGTCTGCCTGTAGAAGGCATTGCAATGATTATTGGCGTTGACCGTCTGCTGGATATGGTTCGCACTGCAGTCAACGTGACAGGGGATATGGTGGCGACCGTTATCGTCGGTAAATCAGAAAAAGATTTCAATGAGGATGTTTATAACGATTCTGAAGCCGGAAAAACCAAAGGTTTAGAAGAGCAACTCAGTGAGAAATCTGCCTAGTCACTTGATATAATCCATTGTAAAAACGGCGTCCTAACAAGGACGCCGTTTTTATTATCTTTCCCAATAGGCCTCTTCAAGGCTGTCTTCGCGTTCGGGTAAACCGCGCGATAATCGTGGACTATTTTGCGCCAACACTTCATACGCTACACGGTTGGCGTACTTACAAATTTGTGAGAACGAGGAATAACACAAGCCGCCTTTGCTGTGTTTGATAGACCCAGGTACATTGGTCTTATGGAAGGTATTGGCCGCGAGATCATGTAGCAGTGCAGCTAACGCACCATCACCCGCGCCATTGGTATTTAGGATCTGCTCAGGCCCACCCATGTAAGGCGAAATGTGGGCATAGACCTTAATAGGTGCATCACAGTCGCGACGGCGCTTCGGACGCGAAAACTCATAGCGATTAAACTCAGGAATGACCCCCGGCAACAGCAAATGAGCCGTTTCGCGCTTTTCACTCTCTTCAGCGTAACCGGCAGTATAGAGCCCAGTCGCACCCGCCGTGGTCAACACCATATCACACCACTCAAGGGTCGCTTCACTGGCAAGTAGCGGATCATCAAAGCCCGTCAGCGCCAGCCCTTCCTCTTCGTTCATCGCCAGCACAGTGACATGGTCGCGAATAAAATCACGCCAAAACTGCGGATCTTGCTCAATCAAAAAGCGGGTACCTAAAGTCAATACGACAGGAACATCAGCTTCTTTGGCATATTGAATAGCGGTCATGGCGGCTTGAGTAATGCCATCACCTTCAGCTGCCCGCATCAAATAGGCAGATATTACCAGTGCTGAGCTGCCTTGTACCAGCTGTTGATTAATGTACTCAGCCGAAAGCTTATCCATCACCCCTTTGCTAATAGCAAAGGTACGCTCGCCGTTTTCTGAAATCAGGGTAAAACAACGGCCAATAGGTCCATTAACCGGTTGCAGATGATTGAGATCGACTTTAGATGAGGTATCACACAAATAACGATAGGCGTAACTGCCCACCTCAACCTGTCGACTCATCACCCCAAATAATACCGAACGGTCATCTGCCAGAATCGAGTAGTTATGTACCGTATTTCCAATGGTGCCCCCAGCAAACTGACCGCTGATCACCCCTGCAGCTTTGAGCTCCGTATACAGGGCTTCGGCTTGGGTTTCCTCAAGCAGCGTGGAGTTACCTTTCGGCAGTTGATAACGGGCTAACAGCGCATCATCGACCTTAGCTTCAATGTCCACTAAGGTTTGATCAATACCGCATATCCAGGTGCCTGTGGGTTTAGGCTGCTGGATCAGTTGCGCTAATAAGGGATCACGGTTTTTGACTGGGAAATAATGTTTGGACTTACGTTGTCCAGGGAATTTCATAACGGCATCTCTTCGGCATCACGAATATCGCGCAACAGTGTGCAATATTCGCGTCATACTCAAGGGCGGCAGATTCTACCACAGCTTATTAATGTTACCAGCGCTTAACGCCAGCCTTGGCTATGCTGCAGCACCAAATCCGCTAAAAACGCCATATGGTGTTCGTCATCGTTAAGACACGGCACAAAACGGTAAGATTCGCCCCCCGCATGGAGGAAGGTTTCTTTGCCGCCGATGGAGATTTCTTCAAGCGTTTCTAAGCAATCAGCCGCAAACGCGGGGCTGATAATATCGACAGACTTCACCCCTTGCTTAGGCAAACTTTCCAGCGTTTCATCAGTGTACGGTGTGAGCCATGGCTCTTTACCAAAACGCGATTGGAAACACACCATCCATTGCTCTGCATTCAGCTCAAGTTCTTGCGCCAACAACTCCGCAGTCTTATAGCAATGGTCACGATAAGGATCGCCTTCGTT
Proteins encoded in this region:
- a CDS encoding dicarboxylate/amino acid:cation symporter, translated to MSAKKRKLGLTGKILIAMVTGFLFGYLLREIAPDSQFVKDYISDGVLHVVGTIFVNCLKMLVVPLVFVSLVCGTCSLSDPSKLGKLGGKTLAFYLFTTAIALAFAISAAVIFQPGAGGQLTANLSYDAKEAPGLADVLISMVPTNPIKAMTDGNMLQIIIFAVIFGFAVSHVGDKGRRVAALFEDLNEVIMKVVTLVMSLAPYGVFALIAKLSLTLGVDKLKDVFMYFVLVLAVLMFHGMVVYPVLLKFFSGLNPLMFVRKMRDVQLFAFSTASSNATLPVTMETAEHRMGVNNRVASFTLPLGATINMDGTAIMQGVATVFIAQVYNVHLGFGDYVSVVITATLASIGTAGVPGVGLIMLAMVLKQVGLPVEGIAMIIGVDRLLDMVRTAVNVTGDMVATVIVGKSEKDFNEDVYNDSEAGKTKGLEEQLSEKSA
- a CDS encoding inosine/guanosine kinase; this translates as MKFPGQRKSKHYFPVKNRDPLLAQLIQQPKPTGTWICGIDQTLVDIEAKVDDALLARYQLPKGNSTLLEETQAEALYTELKAAGVISGQFAGGTIGNTVHNYSILADDRSVLFGVMSRQVEVGSYAYRYLCDTSSKVDLNHLQPVNGPIGRCFTLISENGERTFAISKGVMDKLSAEYINQQLVQGSSALVISAYLMRAAEGDGITQAAMTAIQYAKEADVPVVLTLGTRFLIEQDPQFWRDFIRDHVTVLAMNEEEGLALTGFDDPLLASEATLEWCDMVLTTAGATGLYTAGYAEESEKRETAHLLLPGVIPEFNRYEFSRPKRRRDCDAPIKVYAHISPYMGGPEQILNTNGAGDGALAALLHDLAANTFHKTNVPGSIKHSKGGLCYSSFSQICKYANRVAYEVLAQNSPRLSRGLPEREDSLEEAYWER